One Jeotgalibaca porci genomic region harbors:
- a CDS encoding YkyA family protein yields the protein MIKRKIWVLLATSIVLTGCSDEAEKAQTATDELAVSKEAVVVSLNAIQQNESAMQKQFDEALVADEELANFKDGTAPLFENIATRKEEVAKVEENIEAMKGHIQDLTELDYEAIPSEEINNLTRVAQSFISSVEAFVPAYENQLQEEEKTFTSFGADDANFNTLYDGVNALNSISNDNLKVLEPIIDLSVEFETQKDVLTTTLTKDKDKDN from the coding sequence GTGATTAAAAGAAAGATATGGGTTTTACTAGCAACAAGTATAGTTTTAACGGGTTGCTCTGATGAGGCTGAAAAAGCCCAAACAGCTACGGATGAACTAGCCGTTTCCAAGGAAGCAGTTGTTGTATCGCTAAATGCCATTCAACAAAACGAAAGTGCGATGCAGAAACAATTCGACGAAGCTTTGGTTGCTGACGAGGAATTGGCAAACTTTAAAGATGGGACAGCCCCCCTCTTCGAGAACATTGCTACACGTAAAGAAGAAGTAGCGAAGGTTGAAGAAAACATTGAAGCAATGAAAGGACATATCCAAGATTTAACAGAATTGGATTACGAAGCGATTCCTTCTGAAGAGATTAATAATCTAACGCGTGTTGCGCAGTCCTTTATTTCATCCGTCGAAGCGTTTGTTCCCGCCTATGAGAACCAACTGCAAGAGGAAGAAAAAACTTTCACTTCTTTCGGTGCTGATGATGCGAACTTCAACACACTGTATGACGGTGTAAATGCACTGAACAGTATCAGCAATGATAATCTGAAAGTTCTAGAGCCAATTATTGATTTGTCAGTAGAATTTGAAACGCAAAAAGACGTTCTAACTACGACTTTGACAAAAGACAAAGACAAAGACAACTAG
- a CDS encoding ABC transporter ATP-binding protein, with protein MTVNETILELHNVNKTFYPGSINEIHALKDINLTVKRGEFITLVGGNGAGKSTLLNAISGYFFPDAGSITVNGKDITLLKEEKRAPYISRVFQDPKMGTAPRMSVQENLSLAYRRGQKRTLKFGSTKEEKDVFKEQLASLGLGLENRMTSDIGLLSGGQRQSIALLMATLKRPDILLLDEHTAALDPKTAQLVLELTNQKVQEMGLTSIMITHNLQDAIKYGNRMLVLHHGQIVKDYNTAEKEALTTEQLFAEIQNLAINDLQ; from the coding sequence ATGACTGTGAATGAAACGATTTTAGAACTTCACAATGTAAACAAAACATTTTATCCCGGATCCATTAATGAAATCCATGCTTTGAAAGACATTAATTTGACTGTTAAGCGCGGTGAATTCATAACCTTGGTTGGTGGGAATGGTGCCGGTAAGTCGACTCTACTAAATGCGATTTCGGGTTATTTCTTTCCGGATGCAGGGAGTATTACGGTTAACGGCAAAGATATCACGCTTCTAAAAGAAGAAAAGCGTGCGCCATACATTAGCCGCGTATTCCAAGATCCTAAAATGGGAACAGCTCCCCGAATGTCCGTACAAGAGAACCTTTCCTTGGCTTATCGTCGTGGTCAAAAAAGAACGTTGAAATTCGGGTCTACTAAAGAAGAAAAAGACGTGTTTAAAGAACAGCTTGCTTCTCTAGGTTTAGGTTTGGAGAATCGGATGACGTCAGACATTGGTCTCTTATCAGGGGGACAAAGACAATCCATTGCCTTACTGATGGCAACGTTAAAGCGTCCCGATATTCTGTTGTTGGATGAGCATACAGCTGCATTGGATCCAAAGACTGCCCAGTTGGTACTAGAACTGACAAATCAAAAGGTACAAGAAATGGGCTTAACCAGTATTATGATTACCCATAACCTTCAAGATGCTATTAAATATGGAAATCGGATGCTTGTGTTACACCATGGTCAGATTGTAAAGGACTACAATACGGCCGAGAAAGAAGCATTGACGACCGAACAATTATTTGCGGAGATTCAAAATTTAGCAATAAATGACTTACAATAA
- a CDS encoding xanthine phosphoribosyltransferase codes for MKLLEDVIREKGTILEGGVLKVDSFLNHQIDPELMKALGDEFADAFADYGINKILTVETSGIAPAVFAGLKLGVPVVFGRKNKSLTLQDNMYTTSVYSYTKQTSNEISISKDFLNSDDRVLIIDDFLANGQAVAGLFSICKSAGASIAGVGIVIEKSFQKGRRFVEESGIPILSLARVASLDDRTVTFVDETKEDANE; via the coding sequence ATGAAGTTATTAGAAGATGTTATTCGCGAAAAAGGAACAATTTTGGAAGGCGGCGTCTTAAAAGTAGACAGTTTCTTAAACCACCAAATTGATCCTGAATTAATGAAAGCTCTAGGAGATGAATTCGCAGATGCTTTTGCGGATTATGGAATCAATAAGATTTTGACAGTTGAAACTTCCGGTATTGCACCAGCTGTTTTTGCAGGTTTAAAATTAGGTGTTCCGGTTGTATTTGGACGTAAAAATAAAAGTCTGACGCTTCAAGACAATATGTATACGACGAGCGTTTATTCGTATACGAAGCAAACATCGAACGAAATCTCAATTTCTAAAGACTTTTTGAATTCTGATGACCGTGTTTTGATTATTGATGACTTTCTAGCGAATGGTCAAGCTGTAGCGGGCCTCTTTTCAATTTGTAAGAGTGCCGGAGCATCCATAGCTGGTGTGGGTATCGTTATCGAGAAGTCTTTCCAGAAAGGGCGTCGCTTTGTAGAGGAATCCGGTATTCCGATTCTATCGTTGGCACGTGTTGCCAGTTTGGATGATAGGACGGTTACGTTTGTCGATGAAACGAAAGAGGACGCCAATGAATAA
- a CDS encoding RluA family pseudouridine synthase — translation MEKETHVLKVNNESGRVDKVLSEAYPEYTRSQIQAWIKSNAVLINDKATKANYKVQPGDIISFSEPEVEPLAIEPENIAIEIVYEDDSILIVNKAAGMVVHPSKGHLHGTLVNGLLYHVNGLSDGTNVVRPGIVHRIDKDTSGLLVIAKTNKAHQHLADQFFNHTIEREYVAIVHGEVQHEEGTIDAPIGRMHSNRLKRTVDRDGKSAVTHFNRLEQFHGFTFLSLNLETGRTHQIRVHMDYINHPLVGDPMYGPGEDVDKNGQFLHARVLGFNHPDTDERVRFEAPVPGYFEQRLEQLRKSI, via the coding sequence ATGGAAAAAGAAACACACGTATTAAAAGTTAATAATGAAAGTGGTCGTGTAGACAAGGTTCTGTCTGAAGCGTATCCCGAATACACACGTTCACAAATTCAAGCTTGGATTAAGAGCAATGCTGTCTTAATTAATGACAAGGCAACGAAAGCCAATTACAAAGTACAACCGGGCGATATTATTTCGTTCAGTGAACCAGAAGTCGAACCACTTGCAATCGAACCAGAAAACATAGCGATTGAAATAGTTTATGAGGACGATAGTATCTTAATTGTCAATAAAGCGGCCGGCATGGTCGTGCATCCATCGAAAGGTCATTTACATGGAACGTTGGTTAACGGCTTGCTCTACCATGTAAACGGCTTATCAGACGGAACGAATGTTGTCAGACCAGGGATTGTTCACCGAATTGACAAAGATACATCCGGTTTGTTGGTAATCGCTAAAACAAACAAAGCTCATCAACACTTGGCAGATCAATTCTTCAACCACACGATTGAACGTGAGTATGTTGCAATCGTTCATGGCGAAGTCCAACACGAAGAAGGAACCATCGATGCTCCAATCGGCCGCATGCACTCAAACCGTTTGAAACGGACCGTAGATCGTGATGGCAAATCGGCAGTGACGCATTTTAATCGCTTAGAGCAATTCCACGGCTTTACGTTTCTCAGCTTAAATCTGGAAACAGGGCGGACTCATCAGATTCGTGTGCACATGGATTATATTAATCACCCGTTGGTTGGTGATCCGATGTATGGACCGGGCGAAGACGTCGATAAAAATGGTCAGTTCCTACATGCACGTGTATTAGGATTTAACCATCCTGACACGGATGAAAGGGTACGCTTTGAGGCACCAGTACCGGGATACTTCGAACAACGCCTGGAACAATTACGCAAGAGCATTTGA
- a CDS encoding NFACT RNA binding domain-containing protein: MSYDGIYAHTIVEELNNTILGGRISKIYQPFQHEIVLTMRANRKNQKILLSAHPSYARIQATEEQLSNPDKAPNFCMFLRKNIEGATIEGIEQLGNDRIVTFKIRKFDDLGDLKHVSLIVEMMGRHSNIFLVDNETNKILDCLKHVPAYQNSYRTIMPGAVYVLPPHQDRLNPFEATPAEMDAIQATFEDGLTAKNIQSAFQGIGRDTAKEIASLSEPTLAHGINQFLNQVATGHPTLFTDETGKETFAPYTFETMVGEAKTFASPSLLLDAYYIDKATKDRIKQVASDLLGIIKNELHKNELKLEKLENTLVKSEEADAYRIKGELLTAYLYQVPKAATEVTLNNFYADEEPTVIPLDPSLSASQNAQKYFTRYHKLVKSVKFVHEQIEKTKTENEYLESIETQINLSDPQDLEDIRDELKDAGYLKAKKSNKKQKKTISKPHHFKSSDGTDIRVGKNNKQNDELTLKKARNNHYWLHAKDIPGSHVIVESSEPSIETLEEAAILAAYYSKFQHSANVPVDFVPVKYVKKPNGAKPGFVIYTDQQTLYVTPTKEQVDALRV; this comes from the coding sequence ATGTCTTATGATGGTATATATGCACACACGATCGTTGAAGAACTGAACAATACGATTTTAGGAGGACGTATTTCTAAAATTTATCAGCCATTTCAACATGAAATAGTTTTAACCATGCGCGCGAATCGCAAAAATCAGAAAATATTATTATCTGCACACCCTTCTTATGCTCGTATTCAAGCTACGGAGGAGCAGCTTTCCAATCCTGATAAGGCACCTAACTTCTGTATGTTCTTAAGAAAGAATATTGAAGGAGCGACAATCGAAGGGATTGAACAATTAGGCAATGACCGGATTGTTACGTTTAAGATTAGAAAATTTGATGACCTGGGAGATTTAAAGCACGTTTCCTTAATTGTCGAAATGATGGGACGCCATAGTAACATTTTTCTTGTTGATAACGAGACAAACAAGATTTTGGACTGCTTGAAGCATGTGCCGGCCTATCAAAATAGTTATCGGACCATCATGCCTGGAGCTGTCTACGTTCTACCCCCTCATCAAGACCGGCTGAATCCTTTCGAAGCAACACCTGCGGAGATGGATGCCATTCAAGCGACTTTTGAAGACGGACTGACGGCAAAGAATATTCAAAGTGCCTTTCAAGGGATTGGACGTGATACTGCTAAAGAAATAGCTAGTTTGTCTGAACCTACATTAGCTCATGGAATAAATCAGTTCCTTAACCAGGTTGCGACAGGTCACCCCACACTCTTTACGGATGAGACTGGGAAAGAGACCTTTGCACCTTATACCTTCGAAACAATGGTGGGCGAAGCAAAAACCTTTGCGAGCCCGAGTCTTTTATTAGATGCCTACTATATCGATAAAGCAACTAAAGACCGCATCAAGCAAGTTGCTTCGGATTTATTGGGTATCATTAAGAATGAACTGCACAAGAACGAACTGAAATTAGAAAAGCTCGAGAATACCTTAGTGAAAAGTGAAGAAGCAGATGCTTATCGGATTAAAGGTGAACTATTAACGGCTTACTTGTATCAAGTACCTAAAGCTGCTACTGAAGTAACCTTAAATAACTTCTATGCGGATGAAGAGCCAACAGTTATTCCACTTGATCCGTCACTTTCTGCGTCTCAAAATGCCCAAAAGTATTTTACTCGCTATCATAAATTGGTTAAATCAGTAAAATTTGTTCATGAGCAGATCGAAAAGACGAAAACTGAAAATGAATACCTGGAGTCGATTGAAACGCAAATCAATCTATCTGATCCGCAAGACTTAGAAGATATCCGGGATGAATTGAAAGATGCCGGTTATTTGAAAGCTAAGAAATCAAATAAAAAGCAGAAGAAAACGATCAGTAAACCCCATCATTTCAAATCAAGTGATGGCACTGATATCCGTGTTGGTAAGAACAACAAACAAAATGATGAGTTGACACTGAAGAAGGCGCGTAATAATCATTACTGGCTTCATGCCAAAGATATTCCTGGTTCTCATGTTATTGTGGAATCCAGTGAACCTTCAATAGAGACGCTCGAAGAAGCAGCAATTTTGGCAGCGTATTATTCGAAGTTTCAACACTCGGCCAATGTTCCGGTTGACTTTGTACCGGTTAAATATGTTAAAAAACCAAATGGTGCGAAACCCGGCTTTGTAATCTATACCGATCAACAAACCCTGTATGTCACACCAACGAAAGAACAAGTGGACGCTTTACGCGTTTAA
- a CDS encoding OsmC family protein, translating to MNKDALFHTKVVNDAALEGEAYVVDGLRVLISDPLSNGPGSNPEELFGLAWSTCLNATIQALLKGRGLDAKSRVEVDVSFKREADGRGFYFELAARAGIEGFEENQVEKYLKSAHRKCPVSKIIGDYQHVSLSVMPFNS from the coding sequence ATGAATAAAGATGCGCTCTTTCATACTAAAGTTGTTAATGATGCAGCTTTAGAAGGGGAAGCGTACGTCGTTGACGGCCTACGCGTCTTAATCAGTGATCCGCTCTCAAATGGGCCAGGATCGAACCCCGAGGAGCTGTTTGGATTAGCGTGGTCAACCTGCCTGAACGCAACCATTCAAGCCCTGTTGAAGGGGAGAGGATTGGATGCAAAGAGCCGGGTAGAAGTTGACGTCTCTTTCAAAAGAGAGGCAGATGGACGCGGTTTTTACTTCGAGTTAGCTGCACGCGCAGGCATCGAAGGTTTCGAAGAAAACCAAGTTGAAAAATACTTAAAATCCGCACACCGAAAATGTCCCGTATCTAAAATAATTGGTGATTATCAACATGTATCACTATCTGTAATGCCGTTCAATTCGTAA
- the pyrR gene encoding bifunctional pyr operon transcriptional regulator/uracil phosphoribosyltransferase PyrR, whose protein sequence is MAKEEILIMDAATMQRSLTRVTHEILERNGGTENLILVGIRTRGIYLAERIAQNIKKFENVEVPVGELDITLYRDDQHFTKEQEPVLNNTNIPFSIEGKNVVLVDDVLFTARTIRAGMDAIMDIGRPKRITVAVLVDRGHRELPIKADYVGKNIPTSTSEQISVRITEVDEQEKVTLIKG, encoded by the coding sequence ATGGCAAAAGAAGAAATTCTTATTATGGATGCTGCTACAATGCAACGTTCATTAACGCGTGTGACCCATGAAATTCTAGAACGCAATGGTGGAACAGAAAACTTGATACTGGTAGGAATCCGTACACGTGGGATTTATCTGGCGGAACGGATTGCACAAAACATCAAGAAGTTCGAGAATGTCGAGGTCCCAGTTGGTGAGTTGGATATCACGCTTTACCGCGATGATCAACATTTTACAAAAGAGCAAGAGCCGGTTTTAAACAATACCAACATCCCATTCTCAATTGAAGGAAAGAATGTGGTATTAGTGGATGATGTTCTGTTTACCGCTCGTACGATTCGTGCTGGTATGGATGCCATTATGGATATCGGACGTCCTAAACGGATTACAGTTGCTGTATTGGTCGACCGTGGACATCGCGAACTACCGATTAAGGCTGATTATGTAGGGAAAAACATTCCGACTTCAACGAGCGAACAAATTTCTGTTCGTATTACAGAAGTCGATGAACAAGAAAAAGTAACCTTAATTAAAGGATAG
- the lspA gene encoding signal peptidase II — translation MIYYLLAALLIIIDQITKWNIVQNFELYQEKVIVPGFFSLFYIQNEGAAWGIFQGKMVFFYLVTLLVVGYLIYMFQQEKNKTKLVGISFALILSGAIGNFIDRLLNGYVVDMFRLDFINFPIFNVADVCLTVGVVLMLIHVLFFEKEEKL, via the coding sequence ATGATTTATTATTTATTAGCCGCATTATTAATCATCATTGATCAAATAACGAAATGGAATATCGTTCAAAATTTCGAACTTTATCAGGAAAAAGTAATCGTTCCTGGCTTCTTTTCTCTTTTTTATATTCAAAATGAGGGGGCTGCCTGGGGAATTTTCCAAGGTAAGATGGTTTTCTTCTACTTGGTTACACTTTTAGTAGTCGGATACTTAATCTATATGTTCCAGCAAGAGAAAAACAAGACTAAATTAGTTGGTATCAGCTTTGCTTTAATTTTATCCGGAGCAATTGGTAATTTTATCGATCGCTTGTTAAATGGGTATGTCGTTGACATGTTCCGCCTGGACTTCATTAATTTCCCAATCTTCAATGTGGCGGATGTCTGCCTGACTGTTGGTGTGGTATTGATGCTGATCCATGTATTATTTTTTGAAAAAGAGGAAAAACTATAA
- a CDS encoding ABC transporter permease, which translates to MNMIISAIAQGLIWSLLALGLFISYRVLNVADMSTEGSFTLGGAVGVTAITMGLNPFLAVILALIAGALAGAVTGFLITKLNISSLLAGILTMTGLYSINLRVMGKANVNLLGLDTIFSGVKAWNLPRHMDTILIGALFVLVIIALYSIFFKTEFGQALIATGDNQAMARSLGISTNMMTTIGLMMANGVIALSGAVIAQSNGYADIQMGIGAIVIGLASIIIGEVLFPHVSLKIRLACLIVGSVIYRLVMVLVLEANLNPNDFKLISAIMLALFLALPKMKDMYYVSKYRKKMAKTVSKQVKP; encoded by the coding sequence ATGAATATGATTATTTCTGCAATTGCCCAAGGCTTGATATGGAGTCTACTCGCACTTGGTTTATTTATCAGTTATCGGGTTCTAAACGTTGCTGATATGTCAACGGAAGGATCCTTTACGCTTGGAGGTGCAGTCGGCGTAACCGCCATTACAATGGGACTGAATCCCTTTCTAGCTGTTATCTTGGCATTAATCGCAGGAGCATTGGCAGGGGCTGTCACGGGCTTTCTCATTACAAAGCTAAATATCTCCAGTCTCTTGGCAGGTATCTTGACGATGACAGGTCTTTACTCCATCAACTTACGTGTGATGGGTAAGGCAAATGTCAACCTGTTGGGGCTGGACACTATCTTTTCTGGTGTAAAGGCTTGGAACTTACCCCGACATATGGATACGATTTTGATTGGTGCGCTTTTCGTGCTTGTTATCATTGCACTCTATTCAATCTTCTTTAAGACTGAATTTGGGCAGGCATTAATTGCCACAGGAGATAATCAAGCCATGGCACGTTCGTTGGGTATCTCTACCAATATGATGACTACAATCGGCTTAATGATGGCGAACGGGGTCATTGCTTTGTCAGGAGCGGTTATTGCGCAAAGTAATGGGTATGCGGATATCCAGATGGGTATTGGTGCAATTGTTATTGGTCTGGCCTCTATCATTATCGGTGAAGTATTATTCCCCCATGTTTCATTAAAAATTCGCCTAGCATGTTTGATTGTCGGTTCTGTCATTTACCGTCTCGTGATGGTGTTGGTTTTAGAAGCGAATTTGAATCCAAACGATTTTAAACTTATTTCCGCAATCATGTTGGCACTATTCTTGGCACTGCCAAAGATGAAAGATATGTACTATGTCAGCAAATACCGTAAGAAAATGGCAAAAACAGTAAGTAAGCAGGTGAAACCATAA
- the pyrE gene encoding orotate phosphoribosyltransferase, translating to MHTAENIAESLLEIEAVSLSPNEPYTWASGIKSPIYCDNRITISVPAVRTQITDGLVALIKEKYPDVEVIAGTATAGIPHAAFVAQKMDLPMIYIRSKAKEHGKAKKIEGRITPGQKIVLIEDLISTGGSVIEAAKAAESEGADVLGCVAIFTYELQKGIENFKDSGYEIHTLSNYSTLLKVAEEMDAITADERTVLTKFSNNPHNWQA from the coding sequence ATGCATACAGCTGAAAACATCGCAGAATCCCTACTTGAAATTGAAGCAGTCAGTTTAAGTCCGAATGAGCCCTATACATGGGCATCAGGCATCAAGAGTCCGATTTACTGTGATAACCGCATTACGATTAGTGTACCTGCCGTTCGAACACAAATTACTGACGGATTGGTAGCTTTAATCAAAGAGAAATACCCGGATGTGGAAGTCATCGCCGGAACGGCAACAGCCGGTATTCCGCATGCTGCTTTTGTGGCTCAAAAAATGGATCTACCAATGATTTATATTCGCAGTAAGGCAAAAGAACATGGAAAAGCGAAAAAGATTGAAGGCCGCATTACACCAGGACAAAAGATTGTTCTGATTGAAGACCTGATTTCGACAGGTGGCAGTGTCATAGAAGCCGCGAAAGCTGCTGAAAGTGAAGGGGCAGATGTCTTAGGTTGTGTAGCTATTTTTACGTACGAACTTCAAAAGGGCATTGAGAACTTTAAGGATAGTGGCTACGAAATCCATACGCTGTCAAATTACAGTACGTTGCTAAAAGTTGCAGAAGAGATGGATGCTATTACAGCTGATGAACGCACAGTTTTAACTAAATTCAGTAACAATCCACATAATTGGCAAGCATAA
- the pyrF gene encoding orotidine-5'-phosphate decarboxylase, which translates to MTDKPMIALDFSEAEETLRFLRNFNSEQLYVKLGMELYYQNGPEIVKWIKSLGHEVFLDLKLHDIPNTVYRAMKGLAALDIDMINVHAAGGKQMMQAALEGIHDGTPTHSTVPKLIAVTQLTSTTEAVMQTEQLIQVPLLESVRHYASLTKQAGLDGVVCSALEAKEIKAATDSAFLCITPGIRPAGSEVGDQKRVATPQSARQLGSSYIVVGRPITQAADPIAAYHEIKNQWNGVSE; encoded by the coding sequence ATGACTGACAAACCAATGATTGCCCTCGATTTCTCCGAGGCAGAAGAAACACTGCGTTTTTTGAGAAACTTCAATAGTGAACAGCTATATGTCAAACTGGGCATGGAGCTTTATTATCAAAACGGACCTGAAATAGTTAAGTGGATAAAATCATTGGGACATGAGGTTTTCTTGGATTTGAAACTGCACGATATTCCCAATACCGTCTACCGTGCGATGAAAGGTTTAGCGGCTTTGGATATCGACATGATTAATGTACATGCAGCAGGTGGGAAGCAAATGATGCAGGCTGCTTTGGAGGGTATCCATGACGGCACACCCACTCACTCTACGGTACCGAAACTGATTGCTGTTACCCAGTTGACTTCAACGACTGAAGCGGTGATGCAAACCGAACAACTCATCCAGGTTCCTTTATTGGAAAGTGTCCGGCATTATGCTTCTTTAACCAAACAGGCAGGTCTGGATGGTGTCGTTTGTTCAGCACTGGAAGCGAAGGAAATTAAAGCAGCCACTGATTCAGCCTTTCTGTGTATCACACCGGGTATTCGCCCAGCCGGCTCAGAAGTCGGTGACCAAAAACGGGTGGCAACGCCCCAATCAGCACGTCAACTGGGATCTTCTTATATCGTAGTTGGACGTCCGATTACACAGGCAGCGGACCCTATAGCAGCCTATCATGAAATTAAAAACCAATGGAACGGAGTGTCTGAATAA
- the trpX gene encoding tryptophan ABC transporter substrate-binding protein: MSFIHSNIKFTFLTAAALLLGACGTNEQEASSHVTSNDSDLPYIGIMQLASHPALDAITEGIIDQLAEEGYVDGKTATIDLQNAQGDQSNMQQIAERFISNDADITVGIATPAAQALANATKDIPIILGAITDPLAANLVASLDAPGGNVTGVSDKIPVAEQFDLIMELVPELKTIGFLYSSSEDNSLSSAKEAEAIAASLGLKVVTKTVNSANDIPQVAESLAQEVDAIWVPTDNIIATSTLSLIEATDAYQIPVFPSVDTMVEEGGLATVGLNQYTIGVQTGSVTADILEGADPSTYAIQYPEKTELIINKNKAEKLNIIIPENVLESARIIE, encoded by the coding sequence ATGTCATTCATTCATTCAAACATTAAATTCACTTTTCTAACAGCTGCAGCTCTACTATTGGGAGCCTGCGGAACAAACGAACAAGAAGCAAGCAGTCACGTTACTTCAAATGATTCAGATTTACCTTATATTGGTATTATGCAGCTTGCCTCTCATCCGGCTTTGGATGCCATCACAGAAGGCATTATTGATCAGTTGGCAGAGGAAGGCTATGTCGATGGTAAAACAGCGACGATTGATTTGCAAAATGCCCAAGGTGACCAATCAAACATGCAACAAATCGCTGAACGCTTTATCAGTAACGATGCAGACATTACCGTTGGGATTGCAACGCCTGCTGCCCAAGCTTTAGCGAATGCGACGAAAGACATTCCAATTATCTTGGGGGCAATCACAGATCCATTGGCGGCTAATCTAGTTGCTTCGCTGGATGCACCGGGTGGAAATGTCACAGGAGTAAGTGACAAAATCCCAGTAGCAGAACAATTCGATTTGATAATGGAATTAGTTCCGGAATTAAAAACAATTGGCTTCTTGTATTCATCCAGTGAAGATAACTCACTAAGTTCCGCAAAAGAAGCGGAAGCTATTGCAGCATCACTGGGATTGAAAGTCGTGACGAAAACAGTGAACAGTGCGAATGATATTCCGCAAGTAGCCGAATCGTTGGCGCAGGAAGTGGATGCCATTTGGGTTCCAACTGATAATATTATTGCAACCAGTACTTTATCGCTTATTGAAGCAACAGATGCCTATCAGATTCCAGTCTTTCCTTCTGTTGATACAATGGTCGAAGAAGGTGGTCTTGCAACAGTTGGCTTGAACCAATATACCATCGGTGTACAAACCGGTTCAGTCACAGCTGACATTCTGGAAGGTGCAGACCCTAGCACGTATGCAATCCAATACCCAGAAAAAACGGAATTAATTATTAATAAAAATAAGGCAGAAAAACTAAACATTATCATTCCTGAAAATGTTTTAGAGTCCGCCCGTATCATCGAATAG